The sequence AACATAAGAGTCCATCGGGGCGACTTTGCTAAAATCCCAGTATAGCATTGAATTGCCATATTCAGGATCAACAAATGTTCCATCTGGTTCTGGATTGACTGAAATAAGATTAACAGGATTTTGCTCATCCCATTCTCCAAAGACAGGAATCCAGACTTTCAAATGCTTTTCTGGATTAATCATATTTGAATCTGGATGCAATTCAAATATGTATTGTAAGTTATAAACGCGAGGGTTTATATAGAGAATTTCACCTTTGACGGAAGTGTCAATGCTAATCTCTGAAGATAATTGAGTTCCCTGTGAATATGATTGTAATTCATAGGACATTAATGCTATTAAGATGAGAAGTTTAATGAAAGATCGAACATATACCCATTTAAACAAAAAAGTATAAATGAACATGGAATTAGACTATTAGTTAAACATGAATAAATTTTGAGATTCAAATTACCTTTACGCTATAACCTAAATTTTGTTGCGACAACCGACTTTTATCCGGAGCCTTCAAGCGTGTCGACGGCTCTTCCATATTTTCGTTGGGCAGGCGATAAATTCCAGCGGCTTCGATGCTGAGGAAGCCAAATTCTTCCACCACTTTTCCTTTTATCAGGTAGCAGCCACCACCCGAAAAAGGGTAACGCGCGGCAATCTCCGGAAACTGCACCGTGTCGATCCAGTGCCCTTTAAAATCGATAAACACGCCAAAACTCATGGTCTTTCCATCGCTGGTTCGGGTACGTTTTACATGCACCAGACTTCCTACAATTGCCACATTCTGGTTGATCAGAAAAGCCAGATCGGCGGCAGTAGTTGGCGGCAACTGCATATTTTCCAGCAAATGAAAAGGCGAACAGGTAACCGGAAATCCCAGCAACTCAATTTCGTCGTAAGCATTTTCCAGCGGATGATAGTACAACTCCGGAATTTTAAACTCCTTCACTTCCTGCTTAAACAGAGTACGCTCGGGCGCTGTTTTTTTCGATTTCGACAGAATAAAATGCGCATTCCACAACAGTTCTTTTTTCGATTTACGGGTAAAATTAAAAGCACCAATCCGGATCAAAATACTCAACTGCTCCAGCGAAATGGGCACGCGTTCCAGAAAATCCTGTAAACTTTGGTAATAACCGCCCCGGTAGCGTTCTTGTAAAACAGCATTTACGGTATTTGTTTCGAGACTTTTTAAAAATCCCAGCCCAAGATGAATGACTTTTCCATCGATTACGGTTTGCATTTCGCTGCGGTTCACACAGGGCGGAAAAATCGTTGCCCCGTGCATGCGTGCCTCGTGTACATACAATTCGGTGCGGTAAAAACCACCGCCGTTATTGATGGTTGCCACAATATATTCCAGCGGATAGTAGGCCTTTATAAACAGCGCCTGAAAACTCTCCACCGCATACGACGCCGAGTGCCCCTTGGAAAAAGCGTAATTGGCAAAACTCTCGATCTGCTCCCACACACGTTTTACCAAATCGAGGGCATAACCCCGTTCGGCACAGTTGGAGAAGAATTTATCCTTGATCTTTCCAAACTCGTTGCGCTGCTTAAATTTCCACGACATACCACGACGCAGAATATCTGATTCGGCCAGTGTAAGACCTGCAAAAAGGTGAGCTACTTTTATCACATCTTCCTGATAAACCATTACGCCGTAGGTTTCTTCCAGCAACTTGTAAAGTTCCGGAGCTTCGGCTTTAGCCGCCACACAACGACTGCGGTCGCGGTAACGCAAAATGTACTCGCGCATCATTCCACTTTGCGCCACACCCGGGCGAATAATGGAACTGGCCGCCACCAAACGCAGGTAATCGTCGGCCTCCAGTTTGGTGAGCAGCATGCGCATGGCCGGCGATTCCACATAAAAACAACCGATGGTATTTCCGTGCTTCAGCAGCTCTTTTATCTGCGGATCTTCCTTAAACGTTTTCAGGTCGTGAATATCAATTTCGGCACCGGTATTTTCCTGTACCAGCTGAATGGCATCCTGAATTTTACTCAAACCACGCTGCCCCAGAATATCGAACTTGGCAAAACCAATGTCTTCGGCTTCGAGCATACTAAAATGAACGGTTGGAAAACCTTTTGGCGGCATAATGGTTGCCGAGCACGTACTGATGGGCTCTTCGGAAATAAGAATACCGCTGGAGTGCACACTTAAATGACTCGGAAAACCGTGAATCAGTTTACTGTACTGCAACACCAATTTCCCAATATCATCCAGACTGCTGAAATCTTTTACTTTTTGCAGTTTTTCAATTTCATGAGTGGGCAAACCAAAAACTTTTCCCAACTCGCGAACCACCGATTTATATTGAAATGTAATGTAGGTTCCCACCAGCGCTGTGTGATCCCAGCCGTGCCGGTCGAAAATGTAGCGGGTAATATGATCGCGGTCGCGCGAGGCAAAATCGATGTCGAAATCGGGCGGATTTTTTCGCGAGGGGTTTATAAAGCGCTCGAAATACAGGTCGAGCTCAATGGGATCGACATCAGTAATACGCAGCAGATAGGCCACCATACTGTTGGCGCCACTTCCCCGCCCCACATAGTAACAACCTTCGCGACGGGCGTACTCTACAAGATCCCAATTAATGAGAAAATACGACGCAAAATCCATTTGTCGAATTACCGCCAGTTCTTTCTCCATTCGCGCAGCCACAACCTCCGAAGGGTTGCTAAAACGGTATTTCAATCCTTCGTTCGCCAGCTTTGTGAGTAATTCAAAATCCTCTTCGGGCGAGTTGGTAAAATATTTCTTATTCTTGGCTTTTTTGAAGGCAAACTGAATGGAACAGCTGTTGATCAGACGTTGAGTATTTTCAATAATATCCGGAAAATCGCGAAATACCTCCCTGATTTTTTCCTGCGGGAACATAATCTCATCCGGACTGGCTTCTTCACTTTTGGGCAGACGACTTAACAGTGTATTGTTATCCATCGTACGCAAAAGCCGGTGAATATTAAAGTCGCGTTTGTTGCGAAAAGTGACAGGCTGCAGCACAACCAGTTTTTCACGGTGATGTCGCAGGTCGCCAAAGATTTTGCTGATCTGCGTTGGTTTTACACCGATGAATTCATTCTTGCGCAACAGTTTTGGATGCACTTTACCAATTGGATAAATAAAGTACACATCCTCTATTACCGGCGCCCGTTCTGCAAAATCAGCTTCTTCGTGCAAATGCATCGTCAGGTGCTCGTTCAGCTTCTGGAAGCCACTGTTATTTCGTGCAATGCCAATGTACTGCTGTTGCGCGCCATTTCTGAAATCGATGCCCACAACCGGGCGCAGGTCTTTTCCTTCGCAACGGCGGATAAAATCAATGGTAGCCGAGGTATTGTTAATATCCGTCAACACCAGCGAATTGTAGCCTTTTCCGGTCGCTTCATCAATCAACTCATCAATGGAAAGTGTTCCGAATTTATAGCTGTAGTATGTATGGCAATTTAGTAACATAAACAATGCGTAAATGCTTTAATGCGAGAATGCTTAAATCTGTTTCGAGTCATTGGTTCTGAATACTGCGACTGATCACTGATCACTTTTTCCTTCATTATTCTTAAATCGTTGTTCATCATTCATCACTCAATTTACATCCTCCTGTGTGCCGGAATTACCGGTGGCTGGCCGTTAAACGGATTCGCCATTTGTCCGATGCCACGGGTTCCCATGGTTGAGGCGCGCTGCACGGCATTCTGTCCAAAACGGTTGCGGATCTTATCCATACGCTGGTACAGGTTTATCAGTTTGGTATCGTCTTCAAACAGTTTCATCTGGTAACTTCCGCCCACTAAATGACTAAAACGCACGCCCACCAGCCGCACCAAAACCCGACGCGTATATAACTGGTCGAAAAGCTCCATGGTGGTTTGAATTAGCGTATGATCGAGCGAAGTGTAAGGAATACGCTTTTGGCGGGTGCGGGTATCAAAATCGGAATAACGCACGGTTACCGTAACACACGACGTTAGTTTGTTTCCGTTTCGCAGGTAAAAAGCCAGTTTCTCGGCCATGGCCAGCAGCAGGTTTTTCAGCGCCTGCACATCAATGGTATCTTTCTCAAAAGTCAGCGATGATGAAATAGATTTCCGCTCGTGATAAGGTTCTACCAGCGAATTATCGATTCCCTGCGCCTTTTTCCACAACACAATCCCGTTTTTTCCCATCACTTTGTCCATCAATTCGATAGGCATTTCCTGGATGGTTTTCACATAACGAATTCCCATACTCAGCAACATTTTATAAGTCTGATCGCCTACCATTGGAATTTTTTTTACAGGTAGCGGTGCCAGAAACTCTTTTTCGTGCCCGTATTCAATCTGCTGAAAACCATTGGGTTTTATCTCGCCCGTAGCTACTTTCGACACCGTTTTATTGGTCGATAGCCCAAAAGAAATGGGTAAATGCGTTTGATCGATAATTCGTTCGCGTAGCTCCTGCGCCCACTTGTAGCAGCCGTAAAATTTATCCATTCCGCTCACATCGATGTAAAACTCGTCGATGGATGACTTTTCGTAAAGCGGTGCTTCCTCTTTAATAATATCGGTTATTTCGTCGGAGAATTTGCTGTAAATGGAGCTGTTTCCTTTTACCACAATAGCCTCGGGACAAAGCCGGCGGGCCATTTGCATGGGCATGGCCGAATGTATGCCGTATTGCCGCGCTTCGTAACTGCAGGCCGCCACTACTCCCCGTCCACTGGTACCTCCAACCAACACCGGTTTGCCGATCAACTCACGGTTCATCAGCCTTTCACACGACACAAAAAAGGTGTCCAGATCAATATGTACAATATTTCGATTCAAAATGTCGATATTTTCGTCAGTTTTACGACTATAATTTAGTCATTTTTTTGTTATATTTGGAAGGAAAAGCTGTTTCATTGGGGAAAGATTTCTCAGTCATTCTTCTTTCGAAATGACAGAAAACAACAAAATATTCAACTATGCATTTCGCACAAAACCTGAAATTCCTAAGAAAACGCCGCAATAGATCGCAAATGGATCTGGCAACAGAGTTAGGATTAACACGTACTACCCTTTCCGGGTACGAAAAAAATGTGCAGCCGCCTTTTCCGGTGCTTATAAAAATGTCGGAGTATTTTAATGTGTCGCTCGATGCATTGATAAAATACCGATTGGAGGTTTTATCGGAGCAGCAACTTTCGCAAATCGAAAAAGGATTTGATGTGGATGTTACCGGAAGAAAGCTTCGGCTTCTGACGATCTCGGTAGATAAAGAGGGCAAGGAAAACATAGAAATGGTTCCGGTAAAGGCACAGGCCGGTTATACCAACAGTTACGGCGATCTGGATTTTATTGCTTCACTGCCCAAATTCAAACTTCCGTTTTTGCCGGAAGACAAAACCTACCGCACTTTCCAGATTCAGGGCGATTCGATGCGACCAATAAAAGAAGGCTCGTGGGTAACCTGCTCGTTTATCGAAGACTGGACCAACATAAAAGATGGCAAAGCCTGCATTGTAGTAACAAAAGACGAGGGCGTAGTTTTCAAGCTGGTTTACAAACGCTTAGAAGACAAAAATTTCTTACTGGTTTCGTTAAACAGAAATTATTCGCCGTACGAAATTCCGGTTTCGCAGGTGGTAGAAATGTGGCAATTTGAAACCGTAAACAGTTTTGATATAGAAAGTGATTAAAGCTTTAAACCAAACAGATGACTTGCAGTCAAACTTCAAATAAACCAAAAAATTTTACCATGAAATCTCAAATCTTTCTATTTTCTCTTTTTTTTCTTTTTGCTGTTTCAACGAGTAAAGCACAACCCAAGGCCGAAGACAATTGGATGCAATGGCGCGGCCCGCTTGGCAACGGTGTAGCCGTAAAAGCCAATCCCCCGGTTGATTTCAGCGAAACCAAAAACCTGAAATGGAAAACCGCGATACCGGGCAGAGGAAATGCCACGCCAATTATTTACAAAGACAAAATTGTAATTTTAACAGCTGTTCCAACTGATCCGTCTGTCGATCCACAAGTTTCGCCTAATGTAGACCATGATTTTAATGTAATTCTGATAAACAGAAACGACGGTAGTGTTATCTGGGAAAAAACGGTAGCTACCGATCTTCCTAAAGGTAAAATACATGATTTAAGTAGTTGGGCTTCGAATTCTCCCTGCACCGATGGAGAAATGATTTACGCCTACTTCGGATCTTTTGGACTGTACTGCCTGGATTTTGACGGAAATGTGATCTGGGAACG comes from uncultured Draconibacterium sp. and encodes:
- the dnaE gene encoding DNA polymerase III subunit alpha; translation: MLLNCHTYYSYKFGTLSIDELIDEATGKGYNSLVLTDINNTSATIDFIRRCEGKDLRPVVGIDFRNGAQQQYIGIARNNSGFQKLNEHLTMHLHEEADFAERAPVIEDVYFIYPIGKVHPKLLRKNEFIGVKPTQISKIFGDLRHHREKLVVLQPVTFRNKRDFNIHRLLRTMDNNTLLSRLPKSEEASPDEIMFPQEKIREVFRDFPDIIENTQRLINSCSIQFAFKKAKNKKYFTNSPEEDFELLTKLANEGLKYRFSNPSEVVAARMEKELAVIRQMDFASYFLINWDLVEYARREGCYYVGRGSGANSMVAYLLRITDVDPIELDLYFERFINPSRKNPPDFDIDFASRDRDHITRYIFDRHGWDHTALVGTYITFQYKSVVRELGKVFGLPTHEIEKLQKVKDFSSLDDIGKLVLQYSKLIHGFPSHLSVHSSGILISEEPISTCSATIMPPKGFPTVHFSMLEAEDIGFAKFDILGQRGLSKIQDAIQLVQENTGAEIDIHDLKTFKEDPQIKELLKHGNTIGCFYVESPAMRMLLTKLEADDYLRLVAASSIIRPGVAQSGMMREYILRYRDRSRCVAAKAEAPELYKLLEETYGVMVYQEDVIKVAHLFAGLTLAESDILRRGMSWKFKQRNEFGKIKDKFFSNCAERGYALDLVKRVWEQIESFANYAFSKGHSASYAVESFQALFIKAYYPLEYIVATINNGGGFYRTELYVHEARMHGATIFPPCVNRSEMQTVIDGKVIHLGLGFLKSLETNTVNAVLQERYRGGYYQSLQDFLERVPISLEQLSILIRIGAFNFTRKSKKELLWNAHFILSKSKKTAPERTLFKQEVKEFKIPELYYHPLENAYDEIELLGFPVTCSPFHLLENMQLPPTTAADLAFLINQNVAIVGSLVHVKRTRTSDGKTMSFGVFIDFKGHWIDTVQFPEIAARYPFSGGGCYLIKGKVVEEFGFLSIEAAGIYRLPNENMEEPSTRLKAPDKSRLSQQNLGYSVKVI
- the dinB gene encoding DNA polymerase IV, with amino-acid sequence MNRNIVHIDLDTFFVSCERLMNRELIGKPVLVGGTSGRGVVAACSYEARQYGIHSAMPMQMARRLCPEAIVVKGNSSIYSKFSDEITDIIKEEAPLYEKSSIDEFYIDVSGMDKFYGCYKWAQELRERIIDQTHLPISFGLSTNKTVSKVATGEIKPNGFQQIEYGHEKEFLAPLPVKKIPMVGDQTYKMLLSMGIRYVKTIQEMPIELMDKVMGKNGIVLWKKAQGIDNSLVEPYHERKSISSSLTFEKDTIDVQALKNLLLAMAEKLAFYLRNGNKLTSCVTVTVRYSDFDTRTRQKRIPYTSLDHTLIQTTMELFDQLYTRRVLVRLVGVRFSHLVGGSYQMKLFEDDTKLINLYQRMDKIRNRFGQNAVQRASTMGTRGIGQMANPFNGQPPVIPAHRRM
- a CDS encoding LexA family transcriptional regulator codes for the protein MHFAQNLKFLRKRRNRSQMDLATELGLTRTTLSGYEKNVQPPFPVLIKMSEYFNVSLDALIKYRLEVLSEQQLSQIEKGFDVDVTGRKLRLLTISVDKEGKENIEMVPVKAQAGYTNSYGDLDFIASLPKFKLPFLPEDKTYRTFQIQGDSMRPIKEGSWVTCSFIEDWTNIKDGKACIVVTKDEGVVFKLVYKRLEDKNFLLVSLNRNYSPYEIPVSQVVEMWQFETVNSFDIESD